One Flavobacteriales bacterium genomic window, CTCTTCTTCTTCAGAACCTTCTTTTGCCTCAAGAGCAGCTAAGTCTTCTGGAGATAATTCTGGAGCATCCTCTGCTGCACCTTCTGCCTCTTCATCTTCTCTGTCTCTAAATACTTTGGCTACTGCAGCAATTTCATCATTAGCCCTAAGGTTAATAACTTTAACTCCTTGAGTAGCTCTTCCCATTACTCTTAGTTGGTCGATGTGCATTCTAATCGCAATACCATTTTTAGTAATAATCATTAAATCATCATCATCAGTTACGTTTTTCATTGCGATTAAATCGCCTGTTTTATCCGTAACGTTGATTGTCTTAACTCCTTTACCACCTCTATTCGTAATACGATATCCAGCAACTTCAGAACGTTTACCGTATCCATTTCTAGATACAACCAATACATTCGCATCTTCGTTTTCAACACAAATCATTCCGACTACTTCATCTTTATCATGCTGTAAGGTAATTCCTCTAACACCAGATGCAGTTCTTCCCATGAATCTTACTTTCTCTTCATTAAAGCGAATTGCTTTACCAGATTTAAGCGCCAACATGATCTCATTCGTACCATTTGTCAATTTAACTTCTAATAGCTCATCTCCTTCTCTAATACCAATAGCGTTGATACCATTCGTTCTAGGTCTTGAGTATGCTTCAAGTTTCGTTTTCTTGATGACACCTTTCTTAGTACACATAATAATGTACTTGTCTGTGATGTACTCTTCGTCTTTAATGTCTTGAACATTGATGAATGCTTTAATAGAATCATCTTGTTCGATATTAATTAAGTTCTGAAGTGCTCTTCCTTTTGTATTCTTAGCTCCTTCAGGAACTTCAAAGATTCTCATCCAGAAACATTTACCTTTTTCAGTAAATATTAATAACCAGTTATGGTTTGTTGCCACAAATAAGTGCTCTAAGAAATCTTTATCTCTTGTAGCTGTTCCTTTTGCTCCAACTCCTCCTCTACTTTGAACTCTATATTCTGATAATGATGTTCTTTTGATATAACCTTCATGCGAAATTGTAACGACAACTTCTTCATCAGGAATCAAATCTTCGATTCTCATCTCACTTGCAGAGTATTCTATAACAGAACGTCTCGCATCACCATACTTTTCTTTTATATAAGCAAGCTCATCCTTAATGATCGTCATTCTTCTATCCTCGTTAGCAAGAATATCTTTAAGGTCAGCAATTTTAATTTGTAATTCATCAAACTCAGCTCTTAACTTCTCTTGTTCAAGACCAGTTAAGTGTCTAAGTCTCATTTCAACTATTGCACGAGATTGAATTTCAGACAAATCAAATCTTGTCATCAATTTTTCTCTTGCTTCTTCAGGACTCTTAGAAGCTCTGATTAATTTGATTACTTCGTCAATATTATCAGACGCAATAATTAAACCTTCTAAAATATGTGCTCTTTCTTCAGCTTTTCTTAAATCATATTTTGTTCTTCTTATAACAACATCATGTCTGTGTTCAACAAAATGATGAATCATTTCTTTTAGATTCAGCATCTCAGGACGGCCCTTTACTAAGGCGATGTTATTGACTGAGAATGAAGTCTGTAGCTGTGTGTACTTGTATAATTTATTTAACACAACATTTGGAATGGCATC contains:
- the gyrA gene encoding DNA gyrase subunit A; the encoded protein is MADGERIIKINIEDEMKSAYIDYSMSVIVSRALPDVRDGFKPVHRRVLYGMLDLGVLSNKPYKKSARIVGDVLGKYHPHGDSSVYDTMVRMAQPWSLRYPLVDGQGNFGSVDGDSPAAMRYTESRLQKIAEEMLADLEKETVDFAPNFDDSLMEPTVLPTKIPNLLCNGASGIAVGMATNMPPHNLTEVINGTLAFIANRDIEISELMDHIKAPDFPTGGTIYGYEGVKNAFETGKGKVVMRAKAVIEEIREGREAIIVTEIPYQVNKAEMIKKTADLVNDKKIEGISDLRDESDRNGMRIVYELKRDAIPNVVLNKLYKYTQLQTSFSVNNIALVKGRPEMLNLKEMIHHFVEHRHDVVIRRTKYDLRKAEERAHILEGLIIASDNIDEVIKLIRASKSPEEAREKLMTRFDLSEIQSRAIVEMRLRHLTGLEQEKLRAEFDELQIKIADLKDILANEDRRMTIIKDELAYIKEKYGDARRSVIEYSASEMRIEDLIPDEEVVVTISHEGYIKRTSLSEYRVQSRGGVGAKGTATRDKDFLEHLFVATNHNWLLIFTEKGKCFWMRIFEVPEGAKNTKGRALQNLINIEQDDSIKAFINVQDIKDEEYITDKYIIMCTKKGVIKKTKLEAYSRPRTNGINAIGIREGDELLEVKLTNGTNEIMLALKSGKAIRFNEEKVRFMGRTASGVRGITLQHDKDEVVGMICVENEDANVLVVSRNGYGKRSEVAGYRITNRGGKGVKTINVTDKTGDLIAMKNVTDDDDLMIITKNGIAIRMHIDQLRVMGRATQGVKVINLRANDEIAAVAKVFRDREDEEAEGAAEDAPELSPEDLAALEAKEGSEEEE